A stretch of DNA from Panulirus ornatus isolate Po-2019 chromosome 14, ASM3632096v1, whole genome shotgun sequence:
AAAGCAAGGTGGCATTGCCGTAGAAATGTCAAGCATAAACACATGATTTGTACTGTTATTCTATAATATATTGGCTTATACCATTAAGGTTTGTTTTAGCTGGTTGTGCATGTACAGTAATAACCTACTCAGTCATACTTGCTTAAGCCATACCAGGAGGCCTCAGCTTACGATTGGAATGCATTCTTGGTCGTGTGTCATATCTAGTATAAAATCATTGAAACCAATGGTATAAGTAGAGATATGTTTCTGAATAAATTTTTCCCAATGAAACTATTATACTTGGATTACCATGCTGGTATTCTATACCTGAAACAGCTTACAACCCACATACAGCATTTCACTTTCTCATGGTGTAATTTAGATGACATTCAATGAAAATTTACTGAAAAGGGTGCTGTGGTGGAACATTGTAACAATGGATTTAGGTGCTGCTGGAATTGGTTGCGGTGGACTTAGGGTACTGGAAGGGAGATAGGGGGCACTGGTGTCATCTAGATCATCCCAGGATTATTCAGTTCATCATGTGTTGCCATATCTCAGGCACTGCAGATAGTATTTAATAGActagcatgaaaaatattaagAGTAAGAGTGAGGGGGACCAATAGACTTGCCTCAAACCACGAGTTTCTGAACTGTATCAAATCCCATAAGCACCTTTAATTCAACCTCAAGAGCATTATCCTTATATTATCCTGTACTTCCATGAGTATctttgatattccattcatacatacCGAAATGACTACACTTACTGTGGATGTAGTTAGTATAGTAATGGGGTTGCAGTGAACACAAACGAATGTAATTTACCAACTGATAGGATACAATAATATGTATTTCATTGTGACATTAGTGAAATATGCATTATAAGTACACAGATACCTCAAATTATGGTGATATACTTCATCATAAAAAGGAAATAATTTTTTAGACATTGAGAGTACTTTTCctacttgtttaccatttcccatgttagacagaaaacaccaggaacagacaaaagaaaagtccccacaggaaacagcattgctccccattgcttcagcaaggtagcaccaggaaaacagacaaaaaaggcaacgtTCGTTCACAGCATGTTTTGTGTCAATTCATCCTACCCTAATTGTAGTGTCATAAATCTGAAACATCACAACTCAGTGTGTCGTAACTTTAGGTCTCCTGGTACTGAAAAAAAATGCACAAAGAATCTGATACCAATAAGGCATATTATTACAATTTTGATTGTAAATTCAAATACTTTATATTTTAATTGTAAGTTAAGGAATTGTAGGAAAAAGTATGACCAATGTGTGTGGAGTATAGTTGGTAAAACATATGTGTAAACCCATTCATACTGTTGAGATAACCTGGTAATTGGTGTTAATCAGTATTTTTACATTCTGTTTGACACACATCAGTTCATATGTTATTTAGCATTTATTATCATGTTAATACCATATTTGGAGCCCTAATTTTACTGAATTCATTCAAACTCTTTTTATGTTTGATTTATATAGTAAAAGTCATTGATTGAATTAAAAGGAGAATGAGAAGGCAAGAATAAAAGAAACTTACAAAACCACTAATAGATTAATGCATTTTGATGTTATCTGCTGCAAGTTAAAACCTCCATTAGGTTAATGCATTGATTTTGATGGTATCTGCTGAAACTTAAAAGTGTATGTctgtgaaaagaaaaatctttagaGTATTTCACACCTGCCCATGTTGCCAATTCTTTGTAAAAACAAACATTTATAGTCACAGTAGTTATACTTACAACTAATAGGATTCATAAGCTTCAGATGAAGCCATTATGAATTTCAGTAAAGGCCATATTCTCCTCCCTTTTTTTCAGGTAATTCTCATTACTTCATAGGATATTAGAACTTCCTGTTGTAAATACAATATAGTACTGGTATATCCAAAATCTAGTAAACTGCTTGTATTGATTTTAATGATAGCCGACAGTTTGCCCAGAGGCAAATGCTGTAATAATGTGTATGCATTCGAGTGCATATACATGAACCTTATGTTAAAGCATGGATAGAGTTTGCGCTAAGGCTTGCTTGTAGGGCATCCTTGTTCTGTAGAGACTATTGTGACACTTCTTTGTATTTTGTACAGGACTTGGTAGAAAAGATTACCATTTCAGATGACCTGTATGAGGTATgatagtgttttgaaatgtttcattTGTTATCTTTAATTAAGGTAATAAAGGAAATAACAAAGCATTATCACAACCTTACTCAGGATTGGTTGCAGAAGAAATCACAGTGCAGATTGGCTGATGTAAATTAATACGTACAATTTTCTCATTTCAGATTCACCACTGAGGAATGTCCAGAGGCAGTTTTTGTAATGTGCATTCAAAGCATCACTGGTGTCATATTGCAGGCCTTTATGGTGGGTGTAGTCTTTGCCAAACTGACACGTCCTAAACAGCGGAGCAACACCATCATATTTTCTCGTAATGCATGCATCTGTCTGCGTGATGGTAATCTCTGTCTTATGTTCCGTGTGGGAGACATGCGGAAGAGTTTCATCATCGGGGCCAGCGTTAAAGCACAAGTTAGTTTTGCAGTGCACTTTACAGGTTTTCTGGAAAACTAAGTTCAGTATATGACTGATGCATTTTCTATTACTTCTGCATGAAACTTGCATTAATCCTTGGTCTTTCAGGTTGTGCGTAAGAGGATAACTGAAGAGGGAGAAGTGATCCCATACCACCAGTATGATGTAAAAGTGGGAAATGATGATGGCTCAGAAAACCTTTTCTTCATCTGGCCAATGACCATTGTTCATGTTATTGATGAAAAGTCACCCTTTATCAATATGTCTGCTGTGGATCTTATGAATGAAAAGTAAGGTAGTTTATATAGAAAGATTTAAAAAATTGACTATCTCTGTACATTTTATTCATCATGCTGTTTCCCACTGTCATGTGGAGTGCCTCATAAAGAATCACATCCATGTACCCAATTTTTTTCATGCCAACACACTCTTCATACGCATGATatttgacctttccatggtatcccctgaccactttatatgctctgtttcagcccactgacaacacatcatccCTCATAAACCAATTCACACACATTTGTTCTTTCCCTCATATATTTTGCTACTTATGTGCATAGAATAATTacaaagtttcattttcccctcccaAAATTtctatgtatcatatatgatacaaaatACCCCATAAAAGTAGTACCTTTATATGAGTGTGGGTGGATGATATGGTATCTGGCAGCCATGGTTGGTGTCTCAGGTCATCCATGTTCATGCGACTACAGTATGTGATGATTATAGGTTTTTTATGGAGTTCAATTTGTTCTACATCTGAGCAGATTATTTGctcatcatttatatttttttacattatatatatcatttatttatttttttattttgctttgtcgctgtctcccacgttagcgaggtagcgcaaggaaacagacgaaagaatggcccaacccacccacatacacatgtatatacatacacgtccacacacgcaaatatacatacctatacatctcaatgtacacatatatatgcacacacagacatatacatatatacacatgtacataattcatactgtctgcctttatttattctcatcaccacttcgccacacatggaataacaaccccctcccccctcatgtgtgcgaggtagcgctaggaaaagacaacaaaggccccattctttcacactcagtctctagctgtcatgtaataatgcaccgaaaccacagctccctttccacatccaggccccacagaactttccatggtttaccccagacgcttcacatgccttggttcaatccattgacagcacgtcgaccccggtatatatatatatatgtatatatatatatatatattgtacttctTATGCAACATTTACATATACCATTTACAGAGACAGAACATCATTTTCACATTttcatgaataaatgaaaaattaatattttcatcaaaattaTAAACAATAATGCAAGAGAAATTGTTTTTTTCTGTAAAATCATACACAATAGTTGCTGCTTAAATGTGCTCTCCCTTGACAATGATGCAGTTACACTTTCTTTTGTAATTTATGGGTGCCTGTCATGATGATTTTTTCCAGCTGTACTCTAAGGATGCTAGTGACATTTATGGACAAGATGTGGAATTGTAAATCAGCTGGAAATTCAGATTGAGCAGTTCCAAAATGCAATAATTGTGTTTTGCTGTGCTCTAAAACAAATGGCCATGATTATGGTTCAGAGCAATAAAAGGGTTGAATTCACTGTTTAGTAATTTTTCTGTAAACTTTTCAAATCTTAGGTCCTTTTAATGAAAACATATTACACCAAATTCAGAGTAGTTTTTTAAACATGTTCAAACACTTTTGGTacatatcatattcattattattactttttcctattttttttttagatttgagCTCGTGGTATACCTAGAGGGTACTACAGAGTCCACAGGCAATACCATGCAAGCTCGATATTCGTATCAGCCAGCTGATATCTTGTGGGGACATCGATTTGAAAATCTGATATATTTTGATAAGGCTTCAGACAACTATATTGTTGATTTTAGAGAGTTCAACAAAACAAAAGAGGTAAGTATTCAATAGGTGTCAAGAAATTTGGGTTTTGAAGAATGAGAAACCATCTTTTTCACCCATGGCAGAGTCCTATTACTCTCTAAGAGACCATTTGCTGGACAAGGGGTTAAAACATCAGAGTGGAGTGAATCCAAATGGTTGAGTTGATAAATGCTTGTTCACATTGGCTTAACATCCATTCCCTAACTTACTCAGACCCATGATGTCACAGTACAGCATTAACATGGCAAAGCATACTAGGTAACCACCATTCACTTACTGGTCAAGGAACTAAGATACTTGTTGGCTACTAAAGATTACTCCTATTTATTTCATCCAGTGAGTTGTTCCTACATAAGGCCAGAGTAAATGCTCTTAGCAAAGAGCCCAAGACAAGAAACTGGGTCTTATTCCCAGATCAACTCTAGGACATCCTTGCTTTTAAAGTCTCAAAGGATCCTGGATGACCAAACCAAAGGTCTTAAGTATTTTTCTGTGGAAATAAGGAAACTTTAAGTTTTTGAGTAGAGATAGAATGAAGCTCTGTtggagaattttttttataatagaATGGCATTTTCTAAATGTTATGACAGTATAACACTTGTCATAATTGAGATTAACCCTGTGCAGTATATAATTTGTCACAATATGGTAATGTTAGCACAGTTTAATGTCATATCCTCTTTTACAGTCTGTGAAAGTGTGCTGTAATGAGCTAATTAGTATTTTTATTGTGTCACTTCAACAGGCTTTCCAAGCAAGTTTTTTTTGTATCACTTTAACAGGCTTTCCAAGCAAGTTTTTTTAAGTTCAGTTAGTTTCATGTATTGAATTAGAGAAAATGGTACAGGACATGCTGGAAATAGGGAAATGGCTTTGAATATAGATTGGAAAGtgcagtaaaggaaaaaaaatataaaccataAAAGTTAATATTTATATTTAAGAAAATTTACGAGATGTGAGGACAGGTCCATAAACTGGAGCCTTTCAAGGAATTCATATAGTTCTTTAATAGGAAAGATATTTTTAGTGAAGAGGCAGAGATTCATTACTTAAATACTGTGTGTGTCATAAAAGCCTTTAAgctcattttcatcattagtccTTGTAAGTTGAATTCATATCACAGCTACTTTTAAGatatgttttattttgcaggtACAGTAGTCTCGTTAGATCTCGTTTTACTTTTCCTAGTAGTTATTTGAGCCTGCAACTGTAGTTAACTCAtatcatacctctgtaatctctGTATGATTATTCATGTCATCCTGTTCTTTTCAGCTatttcttattcttctctctAATTTTATGGTGCCACCCATATCCCTTTCCTTTTCCTTATCATTGAAAACATTGGAGCCTTACGAGGAATTCACACAGTTCTTTAATAGGAAAGATATTTTTAGTGAAGAGGCAGAAATTCATTACTTAAATACTGTATCATAAAAGCCTTTAAGCTCATTTTCAACTTCAATCCTTTTAAGTTAAATTCATATCACAGCTACTTTTGAGATGTATTTTATTTTGCATGTATGGTAGCGTCATTAGatcttgttttacttttcctaGTAGTTATTTAAGCCTGCAACTGTAGTTAACTCATTTCATTACCTCTGTAATCTCTGTATGATTATTCATGTCATCCTGTTCTTTTCAGCTATTTCTTATTCACTCTAATTCTATGGTGCCACCCATATCCCTTTCCTTTTCCTTATCAGTGAAAACTTTGATTAACTGTATTTTTTATCTGCAACTTTTTCTTACTCCATCTCATTTTAGAAATATGGTTAGTGAGCTGTGTTGAGAGGATTTTTGTTTTAAACTCCATGATCTGTCTTAGAGtgaattcttttatcattttcaaaGAGAGCCTAGTACAATAGTTGCatgcttctttttctctttatattttatttttctatccaTCATATTCTGTCTTTTCAATTAGAATTATTAAAACATAATTTCTTGGCTGTATATCAGTTAAAAAGTCATTGTGCCAAAAGCAGACTTAGATTATTTTAAATTTCAGATACCAACACCTCTCTGCAGTGCGAGAGACTTAGAAGAGTTCAGACATCAGAACGCTGATCCTCTCATGTGTTATACACCATCCAGCTCTGATCAAATTGTGTGCCTGGAACCTGAAATGTTTGCTGCCCAAGAGGTGCAGTCAGCAAACTGAAAGTGTTATGGTCCTCAATATGGCAGTACTGTAAAAGAATGCAGATAAGACTTAGTGGATCAGGATGAAATGTAGTTAGTCCATGGTTTGTATATGAAAAGTGAAAGTTTTGGAAGGATTTTAAGGTCTGCAGTATGCAGCCTCCCATCTGTGATATTTTGATGTGAAAATAAGGTGTGGTAGATGCTCAAAGCTATGTCATTTAGTTCATCTTCTGATACCAGGTTGAATggaagctttttctttttctttttttgtaggtGTACTTTATATAATTCAAGAGAAATTATTTATGAGTTTGGTAGAATGAGGGTAAATGAATAATTTGTTTTAGCTTTGAAGCTATGTTTTGGTTAAGGCTTTTAAATTCTGAAAGCCAAATTCTCCTCAGGGGTACTTTAGGGTACTGGAACATTTTTCCAACTCATCCTTAGgtgaataaaaatatttttaatttAGATTTTAAATTCTTATTACTCCTAAATAGAACTGTAAACTTGTGATTAACCACTGTGCTGAAACCAAGGTCATTACAGATAACAGTATTATCTGACAGTGTATATTCTATGTGTTGTTTTAATTCCACCAgtaattttttcccaaaaaaaacacTGTATCAGTAGTTTGGCATTAGGTTAGTTCAATAATAGAAAACTAGTTTCATTGGCAGTGGGACTCTTGGAGAATAATGTAGAATGCCTTATATTCAAATGCCTAGATTTTCCAGTCACCTGAACCAAAATGTTGTGCTCATTTACAGTCTGGAGAAAACCTACAGTAGGCATGAGTTGAACTCGAGGCAAATCCTAAGCTTAGCAGTCTGGCATTTTAGAAGCTAAGCCATTGCTTCCAAGTTAAAAGATTTTTGAAATTATGAAGAAATTTCTTCATACTGACAAATATACACTCATATACTCTATAAATACTGAAGCGTTATGATTAAAAAGCAATAATGCAAAACTATGGCTGGAAGAACTGATTAATTATCTCATCTAGCTGAGCTTAAAAGTGATTTTATCAACTGCTGAGTCACTGCTTTTAATCTTAGTTATTCCTAGTTGAGTTTTGAACTGAAATAAAGACTGAAGTTGAAACAAAATACATTAAAGACAATTACTGTATAGTAAACTTGCAAACATAGAAATGTAATAAAGATGTGTACAGCGTTTATTTTAACGAGGCTCTCGAATTTTAAAGCTCAAAGCAAGTAGTTGCTGACATATGAATTTACGAGAACCATTGGACCATCGAAACTGCTTAAAAAACCAATAACCTTGAGACATGGCCTATGTTTGCTTTTGTTTTAGTGCAGAACTTAAAGAATATTTGCCTGTGAATTAACAGAAAAGTACAAAGTTTCCCACTTT
This window harbors:
- the LOC139753279 gene encoding ATP-sensitive inward rectifier potassium channel 12-like isoform X4, coding for MSPGAREDIIRRNGDCNMTYANLKKRHSRYLQDLYTTLVDVQWRWTLLVFFLGFIISWLSFAFIWYMIIKVHGDDQAVNEEHIPCIQNVKTFTASFLFSIETQHTIGYGSRFTTEECPEAVFVMCIQSITGVILQAFMVGVVFAKLTRPKQRSNTIIFSRNACICLRDGNLCLMFRVGDMRKSFIIGASVKAQVVRKRITEEGEVIPYHQYDVKVGNDDGSENLFFIWPMTIVHVIDEKSPFINMSAVDLMNEKFELVVYLEGTTESTGNTMQARYSYQPADILWGHRFENLIYFDKASDNYIVDFREFNKTKEIPTPLCSARDLEEFRHQNADPLMCYTPSSSDQIVCLEPEMFAAQEVQSAN
- the LOC139753279 gene encoding ATP-sensitive inward rectifier potassium channel 12-like isoform X2, with product MALVFQRRGCKHSHWLEDEGFMSPGAREDIIRRNGDCNMTYANLKKRHSRYLQDLYTTLVDVQWRWTLLVFFLGFIISWLSFAFIWYMIIKVHGDDQAVNEEHIPCIQNVKTFTASFLFSIETQHTIGYGSRFTTEECPEAVFVMCIQSITGVILQAFMVGVVFAKLTRPKQRSNTIIFSRNACICLRDGNLCLMFRVGDMRKSFIIGASVKAQVVRKRITEEGEVIPYHQYDVKVGNDDGSENLFFIWPMTIVHVIDEKSPFINMSAVDLMNEKFELVVYLEGTTESTGNTMQARYSYQPADILWGHRFENLIYFDKASDNYIVDFREFNKTKEIPTPLCSARDLEEFRHQNADPLMCYTPSSSDQIVCLEPEMFAAQEVQSAN
- the LOC139753279 gene encoding ATP-sensitive inward rectifier potassium channel 12-like isoform X1, which gives rise to MGESEAGPRLQKLMNGELPLMEATPSGPMEPRITINEATTVRSRFMSPGAREDIIRRNGDCNMTYANLKKRHSRYLQDLYTTLVDVQWRWTLLVFFLGFIISWLSFAFIWYMIIKVHGDDQAVNEEHIPCIQNVKTFTASFLFSIETQHTIGYGSRFTTEECPEAVFVMCIQSITGVILQAFMVGVVFAKLTRPKQRSNTIIFSRNACICLRDGNLCLMFRVGDMRKSFIIGASVKAQVVRKRITEEGEVIPYHQYDVKVGNDDGSENLFFIWPMTIVHVIDEKSPFINMSAVDLMNEKFELVVYLEGTTESTGNTMQARYSYQPADILWGHRFENLIYFDKASDNYIVDFREFNKTKEIPTPLCSARDLEEFRHQNADPLMCYTPSSSDQIVCLEPEMFAAQEVQSAN
- the LOC139753279 gene encoding ATP-sensitive inward rectifier potassium channel 12-like isoform X3, whose amino-acid sequence is MPRFMSPGAREDIIRRNGDCNMTYANLKKRHSRYLQDLYTTLVDVQWRWTLLVFFLGFIISWLSFAFIWYMIIKVHGDDQAVNEEHIPCIQNVKTFTASFLFSIETQHTIGYGSRFTTEECPEAVFVMCIQSITGVILQAFMVGVVFAKLTRPKQRSNTIIFSRNACICLRDGNLCLMFRVGDMRKSFIIGASVKAQVVRKRITEEGEVIPYHQYDVKVGNDDGSENLFFIWPMTIVHVIDEKSPFINMSAVDLMNEKFELVVYLEGTTESTGNTMQARYSYQPADILWGHRFENLIYFDKASDNYIVDFREFNKTKEIPTPLCSARDLEEFRHQNADPLMCYTPSSSDQIVCLEPEMFAAQEVQSAN